The Pyrenophora tritici-repentis strain M4 chromosome 3, whole genome shotgun sequence genome has a window encoding:
- a CDS encoding Drf-FH1 multi-domain protein — MTKKRKRYPDLNQKLERPWCYYCERDFDDLKILISHQKAKHFKCDRCGRRLNTAGGLSVHMNQVHKETLTHVENANPGRQGLELEIFGMEGVPAEIIDQHNQQVTQAHFAEEQERARLTGNPMRGAYVNGQAAPNKRPKINESLEEIEERAAKFREDRKNGVLPTPVEPAPTATPPVVQSPYGVPPPGAPAAFPPGAAFPPQAVPQPFSPANGGIPPRPGSIPGQPGALPPRPGFGAPPPGAIPPGQNGEIFNSVDELINQVTKAAATKEEKKSKKDKNQRLIFSDDFISPEEKMAALSRFSDFMRT; from the exons ATGACGAAAAAGCGCAAGAGATACCCAGATCTGAACCAGAAGCTAGAG CGACCATGGTGTTACTACTGCGAACGCGACTTCGACGATCTTAAGATTCTCATCTCTCACCAGAAAGCCAAACATTTCAAATGCGATCGCTGCGGACGACGGTTGAACACAGCCGGAG GTCTCTCTGTGCATATGAACCAAGTCCACAAGGAAACGCTCACACATGTCGAGAATGCCAATCCGGGTCGACAAGGTCTGGAGCTTGAGATCTTTGGTATGGAGGGTGTACCAGCAGAGATAATCGACCAGCACAACCAGCAGGTCACACAAGCACATTTCGCCGAGGAACAAGAGCGTGCGCGCTTGACAGGAAACCCGATGCGCGGAGCTTATGTGAATGGACAAGCGGCGCCGAACAAGAGGCCGAAGATCAACGAGAGCTTGGAGGAGATTGAGGAGAGAGCGGCCAAATTCAGGGAGGACCGGAAGAATGGTGTACTTCCAACGCCCGTGGAGCCGGCACCTACAGCT ACACCACCAGTTGTTCAATCACCGTATGGTGTACCGCCCCCAGGCGCACCCGCGGCTTTCCCTCCTGGCGCTGCATTCCCTCCCCAAGCCGTTCCTCAACCCTTTTCACCGGCCAATGGCGGCATCCCTCCACGGCCAGGCAGCATACCGGGCCAGCCTGGAGCGTTACCTCCCCGACCTGGATTCGGTGCACCTCCGCCTGGCGCAATTCCTCCCGGCCAGAACGGCGAAATATTCAATTCTGTTGACGAACTCATCAACCAGGTCACAAAAGCAGCTGCGACAaaggaagagaagaagagcaaAAAGGACAAGAACCAACGACTCATCTTCTCGGACGATTTCATTAGTCCAGAAGAAAAGATGGCTGCCCTGTCCAGGTTCTCCGACTTCATGCGGACGTAG
- a CDS encoding Pex2-Pex12 multi-domain protein — translation MPAADFAAAQQRIAARRAQRALQQQSRQHEVPRTVRALSRLPFPFSTISTTGFSVWDAIKGRTGTRPEFRVGQVDAELLDEELLSLLKGQVGEGLKYFGSHITDNYSAEILLVLRAILWKLSIWDQNASYGAHLQGLRYTDARSNAPNRPPPKPWQKVAYGAITVGGRYAWTKWEDYLLSASEDYTRPESTKLKMLGRLSELAGSAHDMFGLASFLVFLVDGRYRTITDRLLRLRLTPTSHATSREVSFEYLNRQLVWHAFTEFLLFLLPLVGISRWRRILSRTFRKFQSTILSLLGRSKSTSSDNDEEKASGELGFLPERTCAICYRDQNPTTASEADILASSAGGGGVVGSAATDITNPYEAMPCGCIYCFACIAQRIANEEGEGWTCLRCGETVKECQPWNGDIIEEPTRTVSHHHHADEHERPSTAKSVVFATSHGRDNTADLDEKALLREVDPMPEQEDGARAEDEAHRADIMATTHSRGLDLGESLFTESSEWARASEDQSSSSSSEDEQSEEYEEDEEEEGEESGFYH, via the coding sequence ATGCCCGCCGCCGACTTCGCCGCAGCCCAGCAACGCATAGCCGCCCGCCGCGCCCAACGCGCCCTGCAACAACAGAGCCGCCAGCATGAAGTGCCCCGGACGGTACGCGCCCTGTCACGGCTGCCCTTTCCCTTTAGCACCATATCAACAACGGGCTTCAGCGTCTGGGACGCCATCAAAGGCCGCACTGGTACACGTCCAGAGTTTCGCGTCGGCCAGGTCGATGCCGAACTCCTCGACGAGGAACTGCTGAGTCTACTCAAGGGCCAGGTCGGCGAGGGCTTGAAGTACTTTGGCTCCCACATTACAGACAACTACTCGGCCGAGATACTGCTGGTACTGAGAGCTATCCTGTGGAAACTCAGTATTTGGGACCAGAATGCGAGTTATGGCGCCCATCTACAGGGGCTACGGTATACCGACGCGAGGAGTAATGCGCCCAATCGCCCGCCACCGAAACCGTGGCAGAAGGTGGCCTACGGTGCCATTACCGTGGGAGGGAGATATGCGTGGACAAAGTGGGAAGACTATCTACTGTCCGCCTCGGAAGACTACACACGCCCCGAGTCGACCAAGTTGAAGATGCTGGGTAGACTCAGTGAATTGGCAGGGAGCGCACACGACATGTTTGGTCTCGCCAGCTTCCTCGTCTTCTTAGTAGACGGCAGATACAGAACCATCACCGACAGACTCCTCCGCCTACGTCTCACGCCAACATCCCATGCGACATCTCGAGAAGTCAGTTTCGAGTACTTGAACCGTCAACTCGTGTGGCACGCCTTCACAGAgttccttctcttcctcctcccACTGGTCGGCATATCGCGCTGGCGTCGCATTCTAAGCCGCACATTCCGCAAGTTTCAATCCACcatcctctccctcctcggCCGCTCAAAATCCACCTCCTCGGACAACGACGAAGAAAAAGCCAGTGGCGAACTCGGTTTCCTCCCCGAACGCACATGCGCCATCTGCTACCGCGACCAGAACCCCACCACAGCCAGCGAAGCAGACATACTCGCCTCGTCGGCCGGTGGCGGCGGCGTCGTAGGCTCCGCAGCTACAGACATCACGAACCCCTACGAAGCCATGCCCTGCGGTTGCATATACTGCTTCGCCTGCATCGCCCAACGTATCGCAAACGAAGAAGGCGAAGGCTGGACCTGTCTCCGCTGTGGCGAAACAGTCAAGGAATGCCAGCCCTGGAACGGCGACATCATCGAGGAACCCACTCGCACCGTCTCACATCACCACCATGCCGATGAGCACGAACGTCCCAGCACCGCTAAATCCGTCGTCTTTGCTACTAGCCATGGCCGCGATAACACTGCAGATCTGGATGAAAAAGCCTTGCTGCGTGAAGTCGACCCTATGCCTGAGCAGGAAGACGGCGCACGTGCAGAAGACGAGGCACACAGGGCTGATATCATGGCTACGACGCACTCCCGCGGCCTCGACCTCGGCGAGTCTTTGTTCACTGAGAGTTCAGAGTGGGCGCGGGCTAGCGAGGATCAAAGTAGCAGCAGCAGTAGTGAAGACGAGCAAAGTGAAGAGTatgaggaagatgaggaagaagaaggtgAAGAGTCTGGCTTTTACCATTGA
- a CDS encoding metal-dependent protease PAD1-JAB1 superfamily: MDRLSRMLAAAQGMGGMGGGPQADTNLIDNSETVYISSLALLKMLRHGRAGVPMEVMGLMLGEFVDDYTVRVVDVFAMPQSGTGVSVEAVDPVFQTKMMDMLRQTGRQETVVGWYHSHPGFGCWLSSVDINTQQSFEQLTPRAVAVVVDPIQSVKGKVVIDAFRLINPQTLMMGHEPRQTTSNVGHLNKPSIQALIHGLNRHYYSIGINYRKTALEENMLMNLHKHVWTEALLMDDFKGEGERNTDRLQKLVTLAEGYEKRVKEETELTKDQLKTRYVGKVDPKKHISDVGQQLIEDNIVSVSRQMIDKEASVPKSNGRQNGQAHGGDDEMEE, encoded by the exons ATGGACCGATTAAGCAGAATGCTCGCCGCCGCTCAAGGCATGGGCGGTATGGGAGGAGGGCCCCAGGCCGACACCAACCTGATTGATAACTCGGAAACCGTCTACATCTCCTCGCTTGCACTTCTGAAGATGCTACGGCACGGTCGGGCTGGTGTGCCTATGGAAGTCATGGGCCTGATGTTGGGCGAGTTTGTGGATGACTACACGGTGCGAGTGGTGGACGTCTTTGCCATGCCCCAATCGGGTACTGGTGTTTCCGTTGAGGCAGTAGATCCCGTCTTTCAGACCAAGATGATGGATATGCTGCGGCAAACAGGAAG GCAAGAGACAGTCGTGGGCTGGTACCACTCACATCCTGGTTTCGGCTGCTGGCTATCGTCGGTCGATATCAACACTCAGCAATCGTTTGAGCAGCTCACACCCCGCGCCGTGGCCGTCGTAGTCGACCCCATCCAATCCGTCAAGGGCAAGGTCGTCATCGATGCCTTCCGCCTCATCAACCCGCAAACTCTCATGATGGGCCACGAGCCCCGTCAAACCACTTCCAACGTCGGTCACCTCAACAAGCCCTCGATCCAAGCCCTCATCCACGGCCTGAACCGCCACTACTACTCCATTGGCATCAACTACCGAAAGACAGCGCTGGAGGAGAACATGCTAATGAACCTCCACAAGCACGTCTGGACAGAGGCCCTGCTCATGGACGACTTCAAGGGCGAGGGCGAGCGGAATACCGACAGGCTGCAGAAGCTAGTCACACTCGCAGAAGGCTATGAGAAGCGCGTAAAAGAGGAGACGGAGTTGACCAAGGACCAACTGAAAACACGATACGTCGGAAAGGTCGACCCAAAGAAGC ATATTTCGGACGTCGGCCAACAGCTCATCGAAGACAACATCGTCTCCGTCTCACGGCAGATGATCGACAAGGAAGCCTCAGTACCAAAGTCCAACGGTCGGCAAAACGGCCAAGCACACGGCGGCGACGACGAGATGGAGGAGTAA
- a CDS encoding importin 11, translating to MNAEFSVEVPGEANPLTEGILFHVLRSASSTDQTQVQTGTKQLQHWEKAQGFYPLLQSVYLDKSLPLEVRYLAVIQLKNGIDKYWRKTATNAVTKEDKNTIRARLLESAVNEADHRLALQNALVVAKIVRYEYPTDWPGLFQQLLQILRTAADPSAYPLQLPRALLVLLYIVKELSTGRLPRTRQSLQTVAPEIFNVIGTIYVSKVQAWQTFFQHGGDDEGGALESIDNSLLAIKAIRRLIIAGYEFPGRDKDVQEFWTLTRAHFGEFLHYVTPGNSPLANEVQKKVGKHLMQLSKLHLNMATTHPADFVLLPNSLDLARDYWSLVSKVGEQWGSTSIEGAKVGTDGDAEDEAPILERLALKGLLLIRALVKMVFYPTQSFRYKHQQEKDERSKAMDMIKTGFFTDDLVRAMTSALVQRFFVFRPSDLRMWEEEPDEWEKMEEGAEDWEFAIRPCAEKLFLDLAKNFKDLIIQPLLQVFYSVATPENEDILFKDSVYTAIGLAADILHDQVDFDSFLEKTLVVEATKQTPGFNIIRRRIAIIISQWIPIKMAKEKKPIAYQIFQHLLDKSDPMNDQVVRITAGRKFHAVADEWEFQADLFMPYSQIMLDRLMALVQEVELPETKMALLNTISLIVLRLEHHITPYANSIIDLLPPLWEQSGEEHLMKQAILTILARLTNAMKADSRLFHISFLPIIQSAIEPGSETQVYLLEDALDLWASIIAQTPSAPEPTPPELLSLLHYLLPLFSMDNDTLRKAIEITEAYLLLAPSAVLADDFRPAILQALADLLGSLKVEANGIMTHLVQCIIRGAQGVGGEQAVKVLTSDLISTGFLAKVLEGLHGAWTHHQSHGPYRELPSRAVDGVVETDYFTVLARIAIASPTVLLEALSSLSSEGLEKTLDWLLEEWFSHIENIGDSPSRKLMCLVLTRFLEGGQPWMLARLQLLIGVWTDVLGELLDGMDDRSQDSLYWPPEPYHPTEPEAPEDLRKRELIYTDPVHQINLVAFIREHLQQVIQQVGGEQAFQEEWLSRVDKEVLKGFGELGIM from the exons ATGAACGCCGAGTTCAGTGTTGAGGTGCCAGGAGAGGCGAACCCTCTTACAGAAGGCATCTTATTCCACGTCTTGCGTTCGGCTTCCTCGACCGACCAGACTCAAGTGCAGACTGGCACAAAGCAGTTGCAGCACTGGGAGAAGGCCCAAGGTTTCTACCCTCTGCTTCAG TCTGTGTATCTGGACAAATCGCTCCCTCTAGAAGTTCGCTACCTTGCCGTCATCCAGCTCAAGAATGGCATCGACAAGTACTGGCGCAAGACAGCCACAAA TGCCGTGACAAAGGAAGACAAGAACACAATCCGGGCACGTCTGTTAGAGAGCGCTGTCAACGAGGCCGATCACCGTCTGGCGCTACAGAATGCTCTTGTTGTCGCCAAAATAGTGCGCTATGAGTATCCGACTGACTG GCCAGGTTTGTTCCAACAACTACTCCAAATCCTTCGCACCGCTGCCGACCCGAGCGCATACCCACTACAGCTCCCCCGAGCCCTCCTTGTTCTACTATACATTGTAAAGGAACTTTCGACTGGAAGGCTCCCACGAACACGACAGAGTCTACAAACAGTGGCTCCTGAGATATTCAACGTCATAGGCACAATCTACGTGAGCAAGGTACAGGCTTGGCAAACCTTCTTCCAACATGGTGGAGACGATGAAGGCGGTGCGCTTGAGAGCATTGACAACAGCTTGCTTGCCATCAAGGCGATCCGCCGGTTAATCATCGCTGGCTATGAGTTTCCAGGCAGAGACAAAGACGTACAGGAGTTCTGGACACTAACCCGCGCTCACTTTGGAGAATTTCTACACTATGTAACGCCAGGAAACTCACCGCTTGCAAATGAGGTCCAAAAGAAAGTTGGAAAGCATCTGATGCAGCTTTCGAAATTACATCTCAACATGGCTACTACTCACCCAGCAGACTTTGTCCTTTTGCCCAACTCGCTAGATCTTGCGCGCGATTACTGGAGTCTTGTCTCCAAAGTAGGCGAGCAATGGGGCTCCACGTCCATAGAAGGCGCCAAAGTCGGTACTGATGGCGATGCTGAAGATGAGGCACCCATACTGGAACGTCTAGCACTCAAAGGTTTACTACTGATTCGTGCCCTTGTGAAGATGGTCTTCTATCCTACTCAGAGCTTCCGTTACAAGCATCAACAAGAAAAGGACGAGAGGAGCAAGGCCATGGACATGATCAAGACAGGCTTCTTTACTGACGACCTTGTCCGTGCAATGACCTCAGCACTCGTCCAACGCTTTTTCGTCTTCCGACCTAGCGATCTCCGCATGTGGGAGGAAGAACCTGATGAGTGGGAGAAGATGGAAGAAGGCGCAGAGGACTGGGAGTTCGCCATTCGACCATGCGCCGAGAAGCTGTTCTTAGACCTCGCAAAGAATTTCAAAGATTTGATCATCCAGCCTCTACTTCAAGTCTTCTATTCTGTCGCGA CCCCGGAAAACGAGGACATCCTCTTCAAAGACTCTGTATACACTGCTATTGGTCTTGCAGCCGACATACTGCACGATCAGGTTGACTTCGACTCGTTCCTCGAGAAGACATTAGTTGTAGAGGCAACGAAACAGACGCCAGGCTTCAACATCATTCGTCGTCGCATCGCAATCATCATTTCGCAATGGATCCCCATCAAGATGGCCAAAGAGAAGAAGCCAATCGCCTACCAAATCTTTCAGCATTTGTTAGATAAGAGCGACCCGATGAACGATCAGGTCGTTCGAATAACGGCAGGACGAAAGTTCCATGCTGTCGCGGATGAATGGGAGTTCCAGGCTGACCTCTTCATGCCGTACTCGCAGATTATGCTTGACAGGTTGATGGCGTTGGTTCAGGAAGTGGAGCTCCCAGAGACGAAGATGGCACTGCTCAACACCATCAGCCTTATCGTCTTAAGGTTGGAGCATCAT ATCACACCGTACGCTAACAGTATCATCGACCTCCTGCCACCTCTATGGGAGCAATCTGGCGAAGAACATCTCATGAAGCAGGCTATTCTCACGATCCTCGCTCGTCTAACGAACGCCATGAAAGCCGACTCGCGGTTATTTCATATTTCTTTCCTTCCCATCATCCAAAGCGCCATCGAGCCCGGTTCAGAAACGCAAGTCTATCTCCTTGAGGATGCATTGGATTTATGGGCATCGATCATTGCACAAACACCATCCGCTCCGGAGCCTACACCTCCAGAGCTGCTGAGTTTACTTCATTACCTCCTCCCACTCTTCAGCATGGACAACGATACTCTTCGCAAAGCCATTGAGATCACAGAAGCATACCTTCTTCTCGCGCCCTCCGCCGTACTCGCCGATGATTTCCGTCCAGCAATCCTCCAGGCGCTCGCGGATCTGCTGGGTAGCCTCAAAGTCGAAGCAAATGGTATTATGACCCATCTTGTACAATGCATTATTCGCGGTGCACAAGGTGTAGGTGGTGAACAAGCAGTCAAGGTACTCACCAGTGATCTCATATCCACCGGTTTCTTAGCAAAGGTTCTCGAAGGACTTCACGGCGCATGGACACACCACCAATCCCACGGACCCTACCGCGAACTTCCCTCCCGCGCCGTCGATGGTGTCGTAGAAACCGACTACTTCACCGTTCTAGCCCGTATCGCTATTGCCTCTCCTACCGTCCTCCTCGAAGCGCTCTCTTCTCTATCAAGCGAGGGCTTAGAAAAGACACTAGACTGGCTGTTGGAAGAATGGTTCAGCCACATCGAGAACATTGGAGACTCACCAAGCAGGAAACTCATGTGCCTTGTTCTGACAAGATTTCTGGAGGGTGGCCAGCCGTGGATGTTGGCGAGATTGCAGTTGTTGATTGGGGTGTGGACGGATGTGCTGGGTGAGCTGTTGGATGGTATGGATGATCGGAGTCAAGA CTCCCTTTATTGGCCCCCAGAGCCTTACCACCCAACTGAACCCGAAGCTCCAGAGGATCTGCGTAAACGCGAACTCATCTACACAGATCCGGTCCATCAGATCAACCTCGTCGCTTTCATACGCGAGCATCTTCAGCAAGTTATCCAGCAGGTTGGTGGTGAACAGGCGTTCCAAGAGGAGTGGCTGAGTCGTGTGGATAAGGAGGTGTTGAAGGGATTCGGAGAGCTGGGAATCATGTGA
- a CDS encoding AcuC, Deacetylase gives MVEEGGMAPTTGSSSLNNGTATQPKKVAYFYDSDVGNYAYVAGHPMKPHRIRMAHSLIMNYGLYTKMEIYRAKPASKYEMTQFHTDEYIEFLHKVTPDNMEQFTREQSKYNVGDDCPVFDGLFEFCGISAGGTMEGAARLNRGKCDVAVNWAGGLHHAKKSEASGFCYVNDIVLGIIELLRYKQRVLYIDIDVHHGDGVEEAFYTTDRVMTVSFHKYGEYFPGTGELRDIGVGSGKNYSVNFPLRDGITDETYRNIFEPVIQAVMDYYGPEAIVLQCGGDSLSGDRLGCFNLSMDGHANCVKYVKSFGVPVIVLGGGGYTMRNVARTWAYETGELVGEKMAKQLPFNDYYEYFAPDYELDVRPSNMENANSHDYLHKIKSAVIENIRRTGKPSVEAAISKSNMRANCTMQATTRTTRTAWEYVPSLARRRDGISPTTPIPTPPPADEMDGLEELNGESAVSTRQPSAAADSRTQTPTAGEQEADEDGDIDMDVPPATTAAATAGSTRSQSPAGVVTPPESPPHGHDNHRNGTHFRPNRRRGNGRQRR, from the exons ATGGTCGAAGAAGGCGGCATGGCCCCAACGACGGGCTCGTCCTCTCTCAACAACGGCACCGCCACGCAGCCAAAGAAAGTCGCTTACTTTTACGATTCCGACGTAGGGAACTATGCATATGTTGCAGGTCATCCCATGAAGCCCCATCGCATACGCATGGCGCATAGCTTGATTATGAACTATGGCCTCTACACAAAGATGGAAATTTAT CGCGCAAAACCAGCCTCAAAATACGAGATGACGCAGTTCCACACCGACGAGTACATCGAATTCCTGCACAAAGTGACACCAGACAACATGGAGCAGTTCACGCGCGAACAAAGCAAGTACAATGTCGGAGACGACTGTCCTGTTTTCGACGGCCTGTTTGAGTTCTGTGGCATCAGCGCGGGCGGAACCATGGAAGGTGCCGCCCGCCTGAACCGAGGCAAATGTGATGTCGCTGTCAACTGGGCCGGTGGTTTGCATCACGCAAAGAAGAGCGAGGCCAGTGGTTTCTGCTATGTCAACGACATTGTTCTGGGTATTATCGAGCTGCTTCGCTACAAGCAGCGCGTGCTCTACATTGACATTGATGTCCATCACGGAGACGGCGTCGAGGAGGCTTTCTACACGACCGATCGCGTCATGACTGTCTCATTCCACAAGTACGGCGAGTACTTTCCCGGTACTGGTGAACTACGCGACATTGGTGTCGGAAGCGGCAAAAACTATTCGGTCAACTTTCCCCTGCGAGACGGCATCACCGACGAAACATACAGGAACATCTTTGAGCCTGTCATTCAAGCCGTCATGGACTACTATGGCCCCGAAGCCATTGTGCTTCAATGCGGTGGTGACAGTCTCTCGGGAGACAGGCTCGGTTGCTTCAATTTGAGCATGGACGGCCACGCCAATTGTGTCAAATACGTCAAGAGCTTCGGCGTCCCCGTTATTGTTCTGGGAGGTGGTGGATACACCATGAGGAATGTCGCACGAACCTGGGCATACGAAACAGGAGAGTTGGTTGGCGAGAAGATGGCAAAGCAGCTGCCCTTCAACGACTACTACGAATACTTTGCTCCCGACTATGAGCTAGATGTCCGGCCATCGAATATGGAAAACGCAAACTCTCATGATTACCTGCACAAGATCAAGTCGGCCGTCATTGAAAACATCCGACGAACAGGAAAGCCATCGGTCGAGGC CGCGATAAGCAAATCGAACATGAGGGCGAATTGTACGATGCAAGCGACGACGAGGACTACAAGAACAGCTTGGGAGTACGTGCCCAGCCTGGCACGAAGAAGAGACGGCATATCACCGACTACCCCAATCCCCACGCCGCCCCCGGCCGACGAGATGGACGGTCTAGAAGAGCTCAATGGCGAGAGTGCCGTATCCACCCGCCAGCCatccgccgccgccgacTCGCGCACACAAACCCCCACTGCCGGCGAGCAAGAAGCAGACGAAGACGGCGACATCGACATGGACGTACCACCCGCCACCACTGCCGCCGCCACTGCCGGCTCAACACGCTCTCAATCCCCCGCTGGTGTCGTAACCCCACCTGAATCACCCCCCCACGGCCACGACAACCACCGCAATGGCACCCACTTCCGCCCCAACCGCCGACGTGGAAAtggacgacaacgacgaTGA